A stretch of Desulfitobacterium dichloroeliminans LMG P-21439 DNA encodes these proteins:
- a CDS encoding IS91 family transposase has translation MPELQDIFNQVRLKSMSPAQAKAFHMIRRCRTSSMGCHSEVCTECGSVDVSYNSCRNRHCPKCQHSVQAQWVDAQMSKHLPVGYFHIVFTLPQELNTPIFQNQKLLYSLLLQAAGHTLVELAKDPKFLGATTGVTSVLHTWGRNLSFHPHVHCIVPGGGLSNDGLSFVRSSKKFFIPVKVISRKFRGKFLYLLKQAVRTCSPSSIHENLS, from the coding sequence ATGCCTGAACTTCAAGATATCTTTAATCAGGTTCGGCTTAAGTCCATGTCCCCTGCTCAAGCCAAGGCCTTTCATATGATTCGTCGTTGTAGAACTTCATCTATGGGGTGCCACTCCGAGGTTTGTACGGAGTGCGGTTCGGTCGATGTGTCTTACAATTCTTGCCGCAACAGGCATTGTCCTAAATGCCAACACTCGGTTCAAGCTCAATGGGTTGATGCTCAGATGTCCAAGCACCTGCCTGTTGGCTATTTTCACATCGTTTTTACACTCCCTCAGGAACTGAATACCCCTATTTTCCAGAATCAGAAACTGCTTTATTCTTTACTTCTTCAAGCCGCAGGCCATACCCTTGTTGAATTAGCGAAGGATCCTAAATTCTTGGGGGCTACCACCGGGGTGACTTCAGTGCTTCATACTTGGGGGCGGAATTTATCCTTCCACCCTCATGTGCATTGTATTGTTCCTGGAGGGGGGCTTTCCAACGATGGTCTGAGCTTTGTCCGTTCAAGCAAGAAGTTCTTCATTCCGGTTAAAGTGATTTCGAGAAAGTTCAGGGGGAAGTTCCTTTATCTTTTAAAACAAGCCGTCAGGACCTGCAGCCCCTCATCAATACACGAAAACCTGTCGTGA
- a CDS encoding tyrosine-type recombinase/integrase, with protein sequence MPQDLQTHSPHLQKMKFEMELRGLPPQTQKLYLSHLRLLGKHFNKSAPELSPNELKFYLHYRIKSGISYSNINISCNAFKLFFNKVLHFNWSDDVIVRPKRPKKLPYAFSQDEILTILDQVSNLKHKTILLTTYSSGLRISETLNLRVSDIDSQSMFIRVNEGKGSKDRLTVLSLENLKLLRLYWKLYRPTDLLFPGPIEGKPLATRNIQHVFQMAKLNAGITKPGSVHTLRHSFATHLLENHADLRTIQMLMGHSDISTTSKYIHLSTAHIASVRSPLDRGDFHA encoded by the coding sequence ATGCCTCAAGATTTACAAACTCACTCGCCTCATCTACAGAAAATGAAGTTCGAAATGGAACTCCGAGGTCTTCCGCCTCAAACTCAAAAGCTTTACCTTAGCCATTTAAGATTGCTTGGAAAACACTTTAATAAATCTGCACCGGAACTCTCTCCCAATGAACTTAAATTCTATCTACATTATCGCATTAAATCTGGGATTAGCTACAGTAACATCAACATTTCTTGTAACGCCTTTAAGCTTTTTTTCAATAAGGTACTCCACTTCAATTGGTCTGACGATGTTATCGTTCGCCCTAAACGACCGAAGAAGCTTCCTTATGCGTTTTCTCAAGATGAGATTCTAACCATTTTGGATCAAGTGAGCAATCTTAAGCATAAAACCATTCTTCTAACCACTTACTCTTCTGGCTTGCGAATCAGTGAGACCCTTAATCTGCGGGTCTCGGATATTGATTCTCAAAGCATGTTTATTCGTGTGAATGAAGGTAAAGGGAGCAAAGATCGCTTAACTGTTCTTTCTCTGGAAAACTTGAAACTGCTAAGGCTCTATTGGAAGCTTTATCGACCGACTGACTTACTCTTTCCTGGCCCTATTGAGGGCAAACCCCTTGCCACCCGGAATATTCAACACGTCTTTCAAATGGCTAAACTGAATGCTGGAATCACTAAACCGGGGTCTGTTCATACGCTTCGCCACAGCTTTGCAACCCATTTACTTGAGAATCATGCTGACCTTCGTACTATTCAGATGCTCATGGGGCATAGTGATATTTCTACAACTTCTAAATATATTCATCTTTCTACTGCTCATATTGCTTCGGTCCGAAGTCCCCTTGATCGAGGGGACTTCCATGCCTGA